A genomic stretch from Amycolatopsis sp. 195334CR includes:
- the rimO gene encoding 30S ribosomal protein S12 methylthiotransferase RimO: MPSSTTNASSSPRRVSLLTLGCARNEVDSEELAGRLAAGGWELAEEPEGSDVIVVNTCGFVEQAKKDSVDTLLAAADTGAKVVAVGCMAERYGAELAESLPEADAVLGFDHYPDLAERLGDVVSGHAVPSHVPADRRTLLPISPVQRPAAAQEVALPGHAQEGWGPRVLRTRLDDSPVAALKIASGCDRRCSFCAIPSFRGSFVSRRPDELVAEARWLAERGVKELFLVSENSTSYGKDFGREFGGTRALELLLPQLAEIDGIERVRVSYLQPAETRPGLVQAIATTPGVATYFDLSFQHSSETVLRRMRRFGSTDSFLALIEQIREYAPDAGIRTNVIVGFPGETEADVAELERFLIGARMDAVGVFGYSDEDGTEAEGFDGKLDEETVAKRVARVSALVEELTTQRAEERIGDFVDVLIESVEEGPDGEVTGRAAHQAPEVDGECVLVDAGEREVGEFVRCEVTDSAGVDLIVRPAGADR, encoded by the coding sequence GTGCCTTCTTCCACCACGAACGCTTCGTCCAGCCCGCGGCGGGTCTCGCTGCTGACCCTCGGGTGCGCCCGCAACGAGGTCGACTCCGAGGAGCTGGCCGGCCGGCTGGCGGCCGGCGGCTGGGAGCTGGCCGAGGAGCCGGAGGGCTCCGACGTGATCGTGGTGAACACCTGCGGCTTCGTCGAGCAGGCCAAAAAGGACTCGGTGGACACCCTGCTGGCCGCCGCCGACACCGGCGCGAAGGTGGTCGCGGTCGGCTGCATGGCCGAGCGGTACGGCGCGGAGCTGGCCGAGAGCCTGCCCGAGGCCGACGCCGTGCTCGGCTTCGACCACTACCCCGACCTGGCCGAGCGGCTCGGCGACGTGGTCTCCGGCCACGCCGTGCCCTCGCACGTGCCCGCCGACCGCCGCACGCTGCTGCCGATCAGCCCGGTCCAGCGCCCGGCCGCGGCGCAGGAGGTCGCGCTGCCCGGCCACGCGCAGGAGGGCTGGGGCCCGCGTGTGCTGCGCACCCGGCTGGACGACTCGCCGGTGGCCGCGCTGAAGATCGCCTCCGGCTGCGACCGGCGCTGCTCGTTCTGTGCCATCCCGTCCTTCCGCGGCTCCTTCGTCTCGCGCCGCCCGGACGAGCTGGTCGCCGAGGCGCGCTGGCTGGCCGAGCGGGGCGTCAAGGAGCTGTTCCTGGTCAGCGAGAACTCCACCTCCTACGGCAAGGACTTCGGCCGCGAGTTCGGCGGCACCCGGGCGCTGGAGCTGCTGCTGCCGCAGCTGGCCGAGATCGACGGCATCGAGCGCGTGCGCGTGTCCTACCTGCAGCCCGCCGAGACCCGGCCCGGCCTGGTGCAGGCGATCGCCACCACGCCCGGCGTTGCCACCTACTTCGACCTGTCCTTCCAGCACTCCAGCGAGACCGTGCTGCGCCGGATGCGCCGGTTCGGCTCCACCGACTCGTTCCTCGCGCTGATCGAGCAGATCCGCGAGTACGCGCCGGACGCGGGCATCCGCACCAACGTGATCGTCGGCTTCCCCGGCGAGACCGAGGCCGATGTGGCCGAGCTGGAGCGGTTCCTGATCGGCGCGCGGATGGACGCCGTGGGTGTGTTCGGTTACTCCGATGAGGACGGCACCGAGGCCGAGGGCTTCGACGGCAAGCTCGACGAGGAGACCGTGGCCAAGCGGGTCGCGCGCGTCTCGGCGCTGGTGGAGGAGCTGACCACGCAGCGCGCCGAGGAGCGCATCGGTGACTTCGTGGACGTGCTGATCGAGTCGGTCGAGGAAGGCCCAGACGGCGAGGTGACCGGCCGCGCCGCGCACCAGGCCCCCGAGGTCGACGGCGAATGCGTGCTGGTCGACGCCGGCGAGCGCGAGGTCGGGGAGTTCGTGCGCTGCGAGGTGACCGACTCCGCCGGAGTGGACCTGATCGTGCGTCCGGCGGGCGCGGACCGGTGA
- the pgsA gene encoding CDP-diacylglycerol--glycerol-3-phosphate 3-phosphatidyltransferase, with protein sequence MSAAPSEPAEGETGPPPSPRPVELPEPTPVPTLNVANLLTLSRLVLVPLFIAALFAGDGTETFWRAVATALFAVASFTDQVDGWVARKYGLITDFGKIADPIADKALIGAALVGLSVLGELGWWVTIVIAVREIGVTLLRFWVIRHGVIPASRGGKAKTMAQIAAITVYLLPLPASADFVGWALMGLALVLTVVTGIDYLIRALKLRALGDRTGSTS encoded by the coding sequence GTGAGTGCCGCGCCCAGCGAACCGGCCGAGGGCGAGACCGGCCCCCCGCCGTCGCCGCGGCCGGTCGAACTGCCGGAGCCGACGCCGGTGCCCACGCTCAACGTGGCGAACCTGCTCACGCTGTCCCGGCTGGTGCTGGTGCCGCTGTTCATCGCCGCGCTGTTCGCCGGGGACGGCACCGAGACCTTCTGGCGGGCGGTGGCCACCGCGTTGTTCGCGGTGGCCTCGTTCACCGACCAGGTGGACGGCTGGGTGGCCCGCAAGTACGGGCTGATCACCGACTTCGGCAAGATCGCCGACCCGATCGCGGACAAGGCGCTGATCGGCGCCGCGCTGGTCGGCCTGAGCGTGCTCGGCGAGCTGGGCTGGTGGGTGACCATCGTGATCGCGGTCCGCGAGATCGGCGTCACCCTGCTGCGGTTCTGGGTGATCCGGCACGGGGTGATCCCGGCCAGCCGCGGTGGCAAGGCGAAGACGATGGCGCAGATCGCCGCGATCACCGTCTACCTGCTGCCGCTGCCCGCCTCCGCCGATTTCGTCGGCTGGGCGCTGATGGGCCTGGCGCTGGTGCTCACCGTGGTGACCGGCATCGACTACCTGATCCGCGCGCTGAAGCTCCGCGCTCTGGGTGATCGGACCGGCTCGACCTCGTGA
- a CDS encoding CinA family protein: protein MNADEVVAALIRRGETVATAESLTAGLVCVTLTEVPGSSEVVRGGLVVYATELKATLAGVDPDLLAARGAVDPEVAAQLAAGARTRCGADWGLGLTGVAGPASQDGVSPGTVHLGLAGPGGTITRELRLPGDRAAVRTGSVTAALGLLGEQIT from the coding sequence GTGAACGCCGACGAAGTGGTCGCCGCCCTGATCCGCCGCGGTGAGACGGTCGCCACAGCCGAGTCGCTGACCGCGGGTCTCGTCTGCGTGACGCTGACCGAGGTGCCCGGGTCGAGCGAGGTGGTGCGCGGCGGCCTGGTGGTCTATGCCACCGAGTTGAAGGCGACTCTGGCCGGGGTCGACCCGGACTTGCTCGCCGCTCGGGGCGCGGTCGACCCGGAGGTGGCCGCGCAGCTGGCCGCCGGGGCGCGAACACGCTGCGGAGCCGACTGGGGCCTCGGCCTGACCGGGGTGGCCGGCCCGGCGTCGCAGGACGGCGTTTCCCCTGGCACGGTCCACCTCGGGCTGGCCGGACCGGGCGGGACGATCACCCGTGAGCTGCGCTTACCCGGCGATCGGGCGGCCGTGCGGACCGGCTCGGTGACGGCCGCGCTGGGCCTGTTGGGGGAACAAATCACCTGA
- a CDS encoding helix-turn-helix domain-containing protein codes for MTVLLREAIGDRLRHARTNQRRTLRDISRAAKVSLGYLSEVERGQKEASSELLASICEALELPLSELLHKVAADVSALDKVEETLDRPERGGAKPVETASAERGFEGGRPVPEVIGNDLADLRLSPPRMSTTLRTTITTPELAAIVAA; via the coding sequence ATGACCGTGCTGTTGCGTGAGGCGATCGGTGATCGGCTCCGTCATGCCCGCACCAACCAGCGGCGAACGCTGCGCGACATCTCCCGCGCCGCCAAAGTCAGCCTGGGCTACCTGTCCGAGGTCGAACGGGGGCAGAAGGAGGCTTCCAGCGAGCTGCTCGCCTCGATCTGCGAGGCGCTCGAGCTGCCGCTGAGCGAACTCCTGCACAAGGTGGCCGCCGACGTGTCCGCGCTGGACAAGGTGGAGGAGACCCTCGACCGGCCCGAGCGCGGTGGCGCCAAGCCGGTGGAGACGGCCTCGGCCGAACGTGGTTTCGAGGGTGGCCGCCCGGTGCCCGAGGTGATCGGTAACGATCTGGCCGATCTCCGCCTCTCGCCGCCGCGCATGTCGACCACGCTCCGTACCACCATCACCACCCCGGAACTGGCGGCCATCGTCGCCGCCTGA
- a CDS encoding PspA/IM30 family protein, which yields MANPFVKFWKYLMASFSSKVDEHADPKVQIQQAIEEAQRQHQALSQQAASVIGNQRQLEMKLNRQLGEVEKLQASTRQALVLADEARAKGDEQKAQEFETAAEGFAAQLVTAEQSIEDLKTLHDQSLQAAAQAKQAVERNASMLQQKLAERTKLLSQLEQAKMQEQVSASLNQMSQLAAPGNTPSLEDVREKIEKRYTTALGSAELAQNSVQGRMLEVQHSTTQLAGHSRLEQIRASMKGDSVAQVTSGSQAAAAAKDQAAAAKTSANIQQEIQQRVQAEQQKNQA from the coding sequence ATGGCCAACCCTTTCGTGAAGTTCTGGAAGTACCTGATGGCGTCGTTCTCGTCGAAGGTCGACGAGCACGCTGACCCCAAGGTGCAGATCCAGCAGGCCATCGAGGAGGCGCAACGCCAGCACCAGGCGCTCTCCCAGCAGGCCGCTTCGGTGATCGGCAACCAGCGTCAGCTGGAGATGAAGCTCAACCGCCAGCTCGGCGAGGTGGAGAAGCTGCAGGCGTCGACCCGGCAGGCGCTCGTGCTCGCCGACGAGGCGCGCGCCAAGGGCGACGAGCAGAAGGCGCAGGAGTTCGAGACCGCGGCGGAGGGCTTCGCGGCCCAGCTGGTCACCGCCGAGCAGAGCATCGAGGACCTGAAGACCCTGCACGACCAGTCGCTGCAGGCCGCCGCCCAGGCGAAGCAGGCCGTCGAGCGCAACGCCAGCATGCTGCAGCAGAAGCTGGCCGAGCGCACCAAGCTGCTCTCGCAGCTGGAGCAGGCGAAGATGCAGGAGCAGGTCTCCGCTTCGCTGAACCAGATGTCGCAGCTGGCCGCGCCGGGCAACACGCCCTCGCTGGAGGACGTGCGCGAGAAGATCGAGAAGCGCTACACCACCGCGCTGGGCTCCGCCGAACTGGCGCAGAACTCGGTGCAGGGGCGCATGCTGGAGGTCCAGCACTCGACCACGCAGCTGGCCGGGCACTCGCGGCTCGAGCAGATCCGCGCGTCGATGAAGGGTGACTCGGTCGCCCAGGTGACCAGTGGTTCCCAGGCCGCCGCCGCGGCGAAGGACCAGGCCGCCGCGGCCAAGACCAGCGCGAACATCCAGCAGGAGATCCAGCAGCGGGTCCAGGCCGAGCAGCAGAAGAACCAGGCCTGA
- a CDS encoding amidase codes for MNTLPPEPEPLPTAPPSAFQRVISAYERLAETDRANDWETLRSEEDVLVEAKAIDERVRAGEDLPLAGQLLAAGATTAIAGLPGDTGLAEVSAVAVQRLTQAGAVVLGRAGKASVPAVVVSGAADLGLETGIPHREAAFALRATPGLIPDVPVLYARELTLARQAMGTATAADAWPASFRLSAGEHPRVAVPGAAELAPLPVAVRRSFEAVVAAFAASGMRIRSFGERFDVQLTPFALDLAGPELPTVSVPLGEVGGEPFGITLATAAYEEQLALDLASLLTAAPAGEPYAATSVEFVVFGEQVRGRPLSAWLAELGARYAGDVVTASHYRMVLLAGPEAGVVPGAQALTGERWTISPDSFEQLRDGLGAPLRITTVRLENGVSLPAITCDPMAESTELTSYRDWRAYLRFLSTAKGKTA; via the coding sequence GTGAACACACTTCCTCCCGAACCGGAGCCGTTACCCACGGCACCGCCGAGTGCTTTCCAGCGGGTGATCTCCGCTTACGAGCGCCTAGCCGAAACCGATCGCGCGAACGACTGGGAGACCCTGCGTTCCGAAGAGGACGTCCTGGTCGAGGCCAAGGCCATCGACGAACGCGTGCGGGCGGGTGAGGACCTGCCGCTGGCCGGGCAGCTGCTCGCCGCCGGCGCCACCACGGCCATCGCCGGACTGCCCGGCGACACCGGGCTCGCCGAGGTCAGCGCGGTCGCCGTCCAACGGCTGACGCAGGCCGGAGCGGTGGTGCTCGGCCGGGCCGGGAAAGCCTCGGTACCGGCCGTTGTTGTCTCCGGGGCCGCCGACCTGGGGTTGGAGACCGGCATCCCGCACCGGGAGGCCGCGTTCGCGCTGCGGGCCACGCCGGGGCTGATCCCGGACGTGCCGGTGCTCTACGCGCGGGAGCTGACCCTGGCCCGCCAGGCCATGGGCACCGCGACCGCCGCCGACGCCTGGCCCGCCTCGTTCCGCCTGTCCGCCGGGGAGCACCCGCGCGTGGCCGTGCCGGGTGCGGCCGAGCTCGCGCCGCTGCCGGTGGCCGTCCGGCGGTCGTTCGAGGCCGTGGTGGCCGCCTTCGCCGCCTCGGGCATGCGCATCCGGTCGTTCGGGGAACGGTTCGACGTGCAGCTCACCCCGTTCGCGCTGGACCTGGCCGGGCCCGAGTTGCCGACGGTGTCGGTGCCGCTGGGTGAGGTCGGCGGGGAACCGTTCGGCATCACCCTGGCCACCGCCGCCTACGAGGAGCAGCTGGCGCTCGACCTGGCCTCGCTGCTCACCGCGGCCCCGGCGGGGGAGCCGTACGCGGCCACCAGCGTCGAATTCGTGGTGTTCGGGGAACAGGTGCGCGGCCGCCCGCTGAGCGCGTGGCTGGCCGAACTGGGCGCCCGCTACGCCGGGGACGTGGTCACCGCCTCGCACTACCGGATGGTGCTGCTCGCCGGGCCCGAAGCCGGGGTGGTGCCGGGTGCGCAGGCGCTGACCGGGGAGCGGTGGACCATCTCCCCGGACTCCTTCGAGCAACTGCGGGACGGGCTGGGTGCCCCGCTGCGGATCACCACGGTCCGCCTGGAGAACGGGGTCTCGCTCCCCGCCATCACCTGCGACCCGATGGCCGAGAGCACCGAGCTCACGTCCTATCGGGACTGGCGGGCCTACCTCCGCTTCCTCAGCACCGCGAAGGGGAAGACGGCTTAG
- a CDS encoding quinone-dependent dihydroorotate dehydrogenase → MLFDNLVRPALYRLSKNDAELVHERTITALGRLSAAEPVLRALHRVYRADRPVKVFGVQFPNPVGLAAGMDKDGRALRAWPALGFGFVEVGTVTRLPQPGNPRPRLFSLPGSDGVINRMGFNNAGAAALAERLERTGKPPVPLGVSIGKSKAAPLDEAVADYQESLRLLHPHADYFAVNVSSPNTPGLRSLQDRGALSELLNELQATSASLAAKAGKLATPLLVKVAPDLTDEALAELIEVCEEHAVSGLIATNTTLSREGVIPPEASTAEQAGGLSGRPLTARAREVVAFVHKESGGRLPIIGVGGIMSGDDAARMLDAGASLIQLYTGFALHGPGLVRRVHRGLADA, encoded by the coding sequence GTGCTCTTCGACAACCTGGTCCGCCCCGCGCTCTACCGGCTGAGCAAGAACGACGCCGAGCTGGTGCACGAACGCACCATCACCGCGCTCGGCAGGCTGTCCGCCGCCGAGCCCGTCCTGCGTGCGCTGCACCGCGTCTACCGCGCCGACCGGCCGGTGAAGGTGTTCGGCGTGCAGTTCCCGAACCCGGTCGGCCTGGCCGCCGGCATGGACAAGGACGGGCGCGCGCTGCGGGCCTGGCCCGCGCTCGGTTTCGGGTTCGTCGAGGTCGGCACGGTGACCCGGCTGCCGCAGCCCGGCAACCCGCGCCCCCGGCTGTTCAGCCTGCCCGGCAGCGACGGGGTGATCAACCGGATGGGCTTCAACAACGCCGGTGCGGCCGCGCTGGCCGAGCGGCTGGAGCGCACCGGCAAGCCGCCGGTGCCGCTGGGCGTGAGCATCGGCAAGTCGAAGGCGGCGCCGCTGGACGAGGCGGTGGCCGACTACCAGGAGTCGCTGCGGCTGCTGCACCCGCACGCCGACTACTTCGCGGTGAACGTCAGCTCCCCCAACACCCCCGGCCTGCGCAGCCTGCAGGACCGCGGGGCGCTGAGCGAACTGCTCAACGAACTCCAGGCCACGTCGGCCTCGCTCGCGGCGAAGGCGGGCAAGCTGGCCACGCCGTTGCTGGTCAAGGTCGCGCCCGACCTGACCGACGAGGCGCTGGCCGAGCTGATCGAGGTGTGCGAGGAGCACGCCGTGTCCGGCCTGATCGCCACGAACACCACGCTCAGCCGCGAAGGCGTCATCCCGCCGGAGGCCTCGACCGCCGAGCAGGCGGGCGGGCTGTCCGGCCGCCCGCTGACCGCTCGTGCGCGTGAGGTGGTCGCTTTCGTGCACAAGGAGTCGGGCGGCAGGCTGCCGATCATCGGCGTCGGCGGCATCATGTCCGGCGACGACGCGGCCCGCATGCTGGACGCCGGTGCGAGCCTGATCCAGCTCTACACCGGCTTCGCCCTGCACGGCCCCGGCCTGGTCCGCCGCGTGCACCGGGGCCTGGCCGATGCCTAA
- a CDS encoding GNAT family N-acetyltransferase, translating into MLRPAYPIRTARLLLRAFTPADLDELNDFQSRPEVARFLYWEPRSREESALALETRIRNATLETEGQFLAVAVELAETGQLIGDLNLQWTSRAHRQGEFGFVFHPDHQGQGYARESATELLRLGFEELGLHRICGRCDARNTASWGLMERLGLRREAHLREAEVFKGEWGDEFVYAMLEDEWKSRCGTM; encoded by the coding sequence TTGCTTCGACCCGCCTATCCGATCCGGACGGCGCGCCTGCTGCTGCGGGCGTTCACCCCGGCCGACCTCGACGAGCTGAACGACTTCCAGTCGCGGCCCGAGGTGGCCCGCTTCCTCTACTGGGAACCGCGTTCGCGCGAGGAATCCGCGCTGGCGCTGGAAACCCGCATCCGGAACGCGACGCTGGAAACCGAGGGCCAGTTCCTCGCCGTCGCCGTCGAACTCGCCGAAACCGGGCAGCTGATCGGTGACCTCAACCTCCAGTGGACCAGCCGCGCCCACCGGCAGGGCGAGTTCGGCTTTGTCTTCCACCCCGACCACCAGGGCCAGGGCTACGCCAGGGAGTCGGCCACCGAACTGCTCCGGCTCGGCTTCGAGGAACTCGGCCTGCACCGCATCTGCGGCCGATGTGACGCGCGCAACACCGCCTCGTGGGGGCTGATGGAGCGCCTCGGCCTCCGCCGCGAGGCCCACCTGCGCGAGGCCGAGGTGTTCAAGGGCGAATGGGGTGACGAGTTCGTCTACGCCATGCTCGAGGACGAGTGGAAGAGCCGGTGCGGCACCATGTAG
- the add gene encoding adenosine deaminase, which yields MPANTTGADLRAFVQALPKAELHVHLVGSAGIDTVLALARRHPEAGVPADRAALAEFFRFRDFDHFLRVYWAVQSMIKGREDVRTLVVGLAAELARQNARYAEVTVTPYNHLLDGMSGDELLDGLTEGRAAAAAEHGVELAWCFDIPGEKGVKAGRETLLFALRERPEGLVGFGLGGPEVGVGRAQFAPFFTAAREAGLHSVPHAGETTGPATVWSAVHDLGAERIGHGTSAAADPALLAHLAEHRIPLEVCPTSNLRTGQVRSLEAHPVRRLLDHGVVVTLNTDDPPMFGATLTGEYLAVARTLGLRPAELARLAANSVTSSFLSAEAKAVLLAEIDSLPVPGDEILLPERENLPSVGSTREGRWSEVGYQQDS from the coding sequence ATGCCCGCGAACACCACGGGCGCGGATCTGCGCGCCTTCGTCCAGGCCCTGCCCAAGGCCGAACTGCACGTCCACCTGGTCGGCTCGGCCGGGATCGACACCGTGCTCGCCCTCGCCCGCCGCCACCCCGAGGCCGGGGTGCCCGCCGACCGCGCCGCGCTGGCGGAGTTCTTCCGCTTCCGCGACTTCGACCACTTCCTCCGCGTCTACTGGGCCGTCCAGTCGATGATCAAGGGGCGCGAGGACGTCCGCACGCTGGTGGTCGGCCTGGCCGCCGAACTCGCGCGGCAGAACGCCCGCTACGCCGAGGTGACCGTCACCCCGTACAACCACCTCCTCGACGGCATGTCCGGCGACGAACTGCTCGACGGGCTCACCGAAGGGCGGGCCGCCGCGGCGGCCGAGCACGGGGTGGAACTGGCCTGGTGCTTCGACATTCCCGGTGAGAAGGGCGTCAAGGCCGGCCGGGAAACCCTGCTGTTCGCGTTGCGCGAACGCCCCGAGGGACTGGTCGGCTTCGGACTCGGCGGGCCCGAGGTCGGGGTCGGGCGCGCGCAGTTCGCGCCGTTCTTCACCGCCGCCCGCGAAGCCGGGCTGCACAGCGTTCCGCACGCGGGGGAAACCACCGGCCCGGCCACCGTCTGGTCGGCGGTGCACGACCTCGGCGCCGAGCGGATCGGCCACGGCACCAGCGCCGCCGCCGATCCGGCGCTGCTGGCCCACCTGGCCGAGCACCGCATCCCGCTGGAGGTCTGCCCGACCTCCAACCTGCGCACCGGCCAGGTGCGTTCGCTCGAAGCGCATCCCGTGCGGCGCCTGCTCGACCACGGGGTGGTGGTGACGCTGAACACCGACGACCCGCCCATGTTCGGCGCCACGCTGACCGGCGAATACCTCGCGGTGGCCAGGACGCTGGGCCTGCGCCCGGCCGAACTGGCGCGGCTGGCGGCGAATTCCGTGACGTCCTCGTTCCTTTCCGCCGAGGCCAAGGCGGTGCTGCTCGCGGAGATCGACTCGCTCCCCGTACCGGGTGACGAAATCTTGTTGCCGGAGCGCGAGAACTTGCCTAGCGTGGGCAGTACACGAGAAGGGAGGTGGTCCGAAGTTGGATATCAACAGGACTCGTGA
- a CDS encoding Fpg/Nei family DNA glycosylase: MPEGDTVFLAGKRVEKALAGRELLRADLRHPRLATVDLTGRTVLGVRTAGKHMFLRFSGDLSLHSHLKMDGAWRFLTPGARWPMPAHHARAVFENATSLVIGFRLHDMELLATKDESRLVGHLGPDLLDPMWTDEHTRRAAANLAARPARELGLALLDQRVMAGVGNLYKCEVCHLLRVTPWTPVSEVDTEATVALARKLLLANAWRHEQSTTGDLARGRRNWVYERTRQGCFRCGGRVRVGTQGHDVQRRPTWYCPRCQHGPAPAG, translated from the coding sequence GTGCCCGAAGGCGACACGGTCTTCCTGGCCGGCAAGCGGGTGGAGAAGGCACTCGCCGGGCGGGAGCTGCTGCGCGCCGACCTCCGCCACCCCCGGCTGGCCACTGTGGACCTGACCGGGCGGACCGTGCTCGGCGTCCGCACCGCGGGCAAGCACATGTTCCTCCGGTTCTCCGGGGACCTGAGCCTGCACAGCCACCTGAAGATGGACGGCGCGTGGCGCTTCCTCACCCCGGGCGCGCGCTGGCCGATGCCCGCCCACCACGCCCGCGCGGTGTTCGAGAACGCCACCTCGCTGGTCATCGGGTTCCGCCTGCACGATATGGAACTCCTTGCCACCAAAGACGAATCGCGGTTGGTCGGGCACCTCGGCCCGGATCTGCTCGATCCGATGTGGACGGACGAGCACACCCGGCGCGCGGCGGCGAACCTGGCCGCGCGGCCCGCGCGCGAACTCGGCCTCGCGCTGCTCGACCAGCGCGTGATGGCGGGCGTGGGGAACCTGTACAAGTGCGAGGTCTGCCACCTGCTGCGGGTCACCCCGTGGACACCGGTGTCCGAAGTGGACACCGAGGCGACGGTCGCGCTGGCGCGCAAACTGCTGCTCGCCAACGCCTGGCGCCACGAGCAGAGCACCACCGGCGACCTCGCGCGCGGGCGGCGCAACTGGGTCTACGAACGCACGCGGCAGGGCTGCTTCCGCTGCGGTGGCCGGGTCCGCGTGGGCACCCAAGGCCACGACGTCCAGCGACGGCCCACCTGGTACTGCCCCCGCTGTCAGCACGGGCCAGCCCCGGCCGGCTAG
- a CDS encoding ParA family protein gives MHTVAVLSLKGGVGKTTVALGIASAALRRGSRTLVADLDPQGNATASLDPPLTDATLAEVLETPHRAMLERAIAPSVWDDQLDVLVGSEDLEQLNEPGPENRRLENLSRALDELHREPLRGDPYELVILDCPPSLGRLTKSALVAADSALLVTEPTMYAVAGAERALDAIEEIRDRMNPGLRPVGVLVNKLRVRSHEHQFRIAELRESFGSLVMPTAIPDRLAIQQAQGACVPIHEWNSPGAQEIALTFNMVLAKILRSSRAGRHRAAWETDDAPEATETETTGPIPRVGPGQGR, from the coding sequence GTGCACACCGTCGCCGTACTGAGCCTCAAGGGTGGGGTCGGCAAGACCACCGTCGCGCTGGGTATCGCCTCGGCAGCGCTCCGTAGGGGTTCCCGCACGCTGGTGGCCGACCTGGACCCCCAGGGCAACGCCACCGCGTCGCTGGACCCGCCGCTGACCGACGCCACGCTCGCCGAGGTGCTGGAGACCCCGCACCGGGCGATGCTGGAGCGGGCCATCGCGCCGAGCGTCTGGGACGACCAGCTCGACGTGCTGGTCGGCTCGGAGGACCTGGAGCAGCTCAACGAGCCGGGGCCGGAGAACCGGCGGCTGGAGAACCTCTCCCGCGCGCTCGACGAGCTGCACCGCGAGCCGCTGCGGGGCGACCCGTACGAGCTGGTGATCCTGGACTGCCCGCCGTCGCTGGGCAGGCTGACCAAGTCGGCGCTGGTGGCCGCGGACAGCGCGCTGCTGGTGACCGAGCCGACGATGTACGCGGTGGCGGGCGCCGAGCGCGCGCTCGACGCGATCGAGGAGATCCGCGACCGGATGAACCCTGGCCTGCGCCCGGTCGGGGTGCTGGTGAACAAGCTGCGGGTGCGCTCGCACGAGCACCAGTTCCGCATCGCGGAGCTGCGCGAGTCGTTCGGCTCGCTGGTGATGCCCACGGCCATCCCCGACCGGCTGGCCATCCAGCAGGCGCAGGGCGCGTGCGTGCCGATCCACGAGTGGAACTCGCCCGGGGCGCAGGAGATCGCGCTGACCTTCAACATGGTGCTGGCGAAGATCCTGCGCTCCAGCCGCGCCGGTCGGCACCGCGCGGCCTGGGAAACCGACGACGCGCCCGAGGCGACCGAGACCGAGACCACCGGCCCGATCCCCCGGGTGGGGCCGGGCCAGGGCCGCTAG
- a CDS encoding methyltransferase domain-containing protein, with translation MRTDTAAARGPAAVRRVLESELTKARERGSAEPHVVDVGGGSGGWAVPFASAGCRVTVVEPNPNALATLRRRAEEEGVAQRITVVADDSDALGKHVAAGSADLVLAHGLLEVVDDPAAVIAALAEAVVPGGAVSVLAANRNAAVLHRALAGRLADARRLLLIPDGVLPEERDTLLRRFDSEALTGLLVAGGLEIGLLQGDGVVADAVVPDGVLATDEDLTEFEAVASATAPLREIASRLHVLARRPKLS, from the coding sequence ATGCGAACGGACACCGCGGCGGCCCGCGGCCCGGCGGCGGTCCGCCGGGTGCTGGAATCGGAGCTGACCAAGGCACGGGAACGCGGCTCGGCCGAGCCGCACGTCGTCGACGTGGGCGGCGGCAGCGGCGGGTGGGCCGTGCCGTTCGCCTCGGCGGGCTGCCGGGTGACCGTGGTCGAGCCCAATCCGAACGCGCTGGCCACGCTGCGCCGGCGCGCCGAGGAGGAGGGCGTCGCCCAGCGGATCACCGTGGTCGCCGACGACTCCGACGCGCTCGGCAAGCACGTCGCCGCCGGTTCGGCGGACCTGGTGCTGGCGCACGGGCTGCTGGAGGTGGTGGACGACCCGGCGGCGGTGATCGCGGCGCTGGCTGAGGCGGTCGTGCCCGGCGGGGCGGTCTCCGTGCTCGCCGCCAACCGCAACGCCGCCGTGCTGCACCGCGCGCTGGCCGGCCGCCTGGCCGACGCCCGCCGCCTGCTGCTGATCCCCGACGGGGTGCTGCCCGAGGAGCGCGACACGCTGCTGCGCCGGTTCGACAGCGAGGCGCTGACCGGGCTGCTGGTCGCCGGCGGCCTCGAGATCGGCCTGCTCCAGGGCGACGGCGTGGTGGCCGACGCGGTGGTGCCGGACGGGGTGCTGGCCACCGACGAGGACCTGACCGAGTTCGAGGCGGTGGCCTCGGCCACCGCGCCGCTGCGCGAGATCGCCAGCAGGCTGCACGTGCTGGCGCGGCGCCCGAAACTGTCGTAG